In a single window of the Pseudomonas entomophila genome:
- a CDS encoding acyl-CoA dehydrogenase yields the protein MAWLQRLNDPLRLPLATTLGETYTAVLERLGAVAPFELAVLGGRAMATPGLAFLLGYQAALRVLWPSAPASLGALCATERRSVRPADMHTRLEGLRLTGSKDFVTAGLEAEWLLVAARNEGQGEAPRLQLAVVYPGEHGVTLEALPTLPLMPEVGHGRLLLKDAACELLAGDGWDAYVKPFRSLEDLYVLAALVGWLHGVAQECAWPQDLRLRLVSLLAGCAEGSRQCPDSVACHLLLGGLFAQFQGLRGEIDKALAAGPGHWAQLWQRDQGVLALAAAARDKRLAKAWTAAGLS from the coding sequence ATGGCCTGGTTGCAACGACTCAACGACCCCCTGCGCCTGCCCTTGGCAACGACTTTGGGCGAAACCTACACGGCCGTGCTCGAACGCCTTGGCGCGGTCGCCCCGTTCGAACTGGCGGTGCTCGGCGGGCGCGCGATGGCCACCCCGGGGCTGGCCTTCCTGCTCGGCTATCAGGCCGCGCTGCGGGTGCTATGGCCCAGCGCGCCGGCCAGCCTGGGCGCGTTGTGCGCCACCGAACGGCGCAGCGTGCGCCCGGCCGACATGCATACGCGGCTCGAGGGGCTGCGCCTGACCGGCAGCAAGGATTTCGTCACGGCCGGCCTGGAAGCTGAATGGTTGCTGGTGGCGGCGCGCAATGAAGGGCAGGGCGAGGCGCCGAGGCTGCAGCTGGCGGTGGTCTATCCGGGGGAGCACGGCGTCACACTTGAAGCCTTGCCGACGCTACCGTTGATGCCCGAGGTCGGCCACGGCCGGTTGTTGCTCAAGGACGCGGCGTGTGAACTGCTGGCCGGCGATGGCTGGGATGCCTACGTCAAACCTTTCCGTTCCCTTGAGGACCTCTATGTGCTCGCCGCCCTGGTGGGCTGGCTGCATGGCGTCGCGCAGGAGTGCGCGTGGCCTCAGGATTTGCGCCTGCGCCTGGTCAGCCTGCTTGCTGGCTGCGCCGAGGGCAGCCGGCAATGCCCCGACAGTGTTGCCTGTCACTTGTTGTTGGGCGGGTTGTTCGCCCAGTTCCAGGGGCTGCGTGGCGAGATCGACAAGGCCCTGGCGGCCGGCCCCGGGCACTGGGCGCAGCTGTGGCAGCGCGACCAGGGTGTGCTGGCGTTGGCCGCCGCCGCCCGCGACAAGCGCCTGGCCAAGGCCTGGACTGCCGCAGGATTGTCATGA
- a CDS encoding serine hydrolase domain-containing protein, whose amino-acid sequence MKALLFALAMAAGPIWAEDWPTAQWLVDDARLDWQAVDNYAFAPRDAARGGIRTDALLIIRDGRILHERYAAPTSANTPHLTWSVSKSVLATLMGVAYGEGRFHLDDPAARYYPALQAYPGPRIADLLHWASGLAWQEDYEYAPLKSSVVAMLYTRGRGDMAGFTAAMPAESPPGKRFRYSSGDTNLLAATLRGMLEPGRYADYPWQALFTPLGITSAVWERDGAGTYVGSSYLYLSARDLARIGLLMQREGRWAERRLLPASWVAFNRTLFTLAESIPGEANPGGHWWLNLPLPGHPAPWPDVPVDTFAALGHWGQALYVLPSQKLVIVRYADDRDGSFSHNELLKRVLAAMAGEGA is encoded by the coding sequence ATGAAGGCTCTCTTGTTTGCCCTGGCCATGGCAGCAGGCCCGATCTGGGCCGAGGATTGGCCCACGGCACAGTGGCTGGTCGACGATGCCCGCCTCGATTGGCAGGCTGTCGACAACTACGCTTTCGCGCCACGCGATGCGGCGCGTGGCGGCATTCGTACCGATGCGCTGCTGATCATCCGCGATGGCCGCATCCTGCATGAGCGCTACGCGGCGCCGACCAGCGCCAACACCCCGCACCTGACCTGGTCGGTAAGCAAAAGTGTGCTGGCCACGCTCATGGGGGTGGCCTATGGCGAAGGACGCTTCCACCTGGATGACCCCGCAGCCCGCTACTATCCGGCCTTGCAGGCGTACCCCGGCCCGCGCATCGCCGATTTGCTGCACTGGGCCAGCGGCCTGGCCTGGCAGGAAGACTACGAATACGCGCCGCTGAAGTCGTCGGTCGTGGCCATGCTCTACACCCGAGGCCGTGGCGACATGGCAGGCTTCACCGCAGCGATGCCCGCCGAGAGCCCGCCAGGCAAGCGTTTCCGCTACTCCAGCGGTGATACCAACCTGCTGGCCGCGACCCTGCGCGGCATGCTCGAACCGGGCCGCTACGCCGACTACCCCTGGCAGGCCCTGTTCACGCCGCTGGGCATCACCAGCGCCGTGTGGGAGCGCGATGGGGCTGGCACCTACGTCGGCTCTTCCTACCTGTACCTGAGCGCCCGCGACCTGGCGCGCATCGGCCTACTGATGCAGCGTGAGGGGCGTTGGGCTGAGCGTCGGTTGTTGCCAGCGAGCTGGGTGGCGTTCAACCGAACCCTGTTCACGCTGGCCGAGTCTATCCCCGGCGAGGCCAATCCGGGGGGGCACTGGTGGCTGAACCTGCCGTTGCCTGGCCACCCTGCGCCATGGCCGGATGTGCCGGTCGATACCTTCGCCGCCCTCGGCCATTGGGGTCAGGCACTGTATGTGCTGCCGTCACAGAAGCTGGTGATCGTGCGTTACGCCGATGACCGCGATGGCAGCTTCAGCCACAACGAACTGCTCAAGCGGGTGTTGGCGGCCATGGCCGGGGAGGGGGCATGA
- a CDS encoding amidase, translating into MKQASLVLLLALLGWGWYERQALMDFPGILSAYSAKEYCSCRFVMGFEQTYCRGYVKQYLALSLLEEDAARRQVTAEGLGRRNQAAWQGAREGCRLLP; encoded by the coding sequence ATGAAGCAGGCCTCGCTGGTCCTGCTGCTGGCGCTGCTGGGCTGGGGCTGGTATGAGCGCCAGGCGCTGATGGACTTTCCTGGCATCCTCTCGGCCTACTCTGCGAAAGAGTACTGTTCCTGCCGCTTCGTCATGGGCTTCGAGCAAACGTACTGCCGAGGCTATGTGAAGCAGTACCTGGCGCTCAGCCTGCTCGAGGAGGACGCCGCCCGTCGCCAGGTGACCGCCGAGGGCCTGGGTCGGCGCAACCAGGCGGCCTGGCAGGGCGCGCGCGAGGGTTGCCGCTTGCTGCCGTGA
- a CDS encoding YceI family protein, whose protein sequence is MFRASRLLPALLLALCLPAQANWHLDGESSRLSFVTGKNGNIAEVNRFLVLHGKVDRKGGAEVSIEMDSISSGIPLRDERMRDGLFEVERFAEGKVQAQIDLRPINDLANGAQLELRLPVSVTLHGQTHDYNTLLLATRLDERRFQVVTLEPLVLRAADFGLLPGLENLRKLAGLKSINPSVPVSAVLIFTAR, encoded by the coding sequence ATGTTCAGAGCGTCCCGTCTGTTGCCCGCACTGCTGCTCGCCCTGTGCCTGCCTGCCCAAGCCAACTGGCACTTGGATGGCGAGTCCTCGCGGCTATCTTTCGTCACCGGCAAGAACGGCAATATCGCTGAGGTGAACCGCTTTTTGGTGCTGCACGGCAAGGTCGACCGCAAGGGCGGCGCCGAGGTGAGCATCGAAATGGACTCGATCAGCAGCGGTATCCCGCTGCGGGACGAGCGCATGCGCGATGGCCTGTTCGAGGTCGAGCGCTTCGCCGAAGGCAAGGTGCAGGCGCAGATCGACCTGCGCCCGATCAACGACCTGGCCAATGGCGCCCAGCTGGAATTGCGCCTGCCGGTGAGCGTCACCCTGCACGGTCAGACCCACGACTACAACACCCTGCTGCTGGCCACCCGCCTGGATGAGCGCCGTTTCCAGGTGGTCACGCTGGAGCCGCTGGTCCTGCGTGCCGCCGATTTCGGGCTGCTGCCAGGCCTGGAAAACCTGCGCAAGCTGGCCGGGCTCAAGTCGATCAACCCGTCGGTGCCGGTGAGCGCGGTACTGATCTTCACCGCCCGCTGA
- a CDS encoding phospholipase D-like domain-containing protein: protein MPGPVFPWRDGNQFELLVDGPEFFPCMLLAITRAEFQVDLELYLVEGGACAEAVVEALEQAARRGVRVRCLFDDYGSLAFPSVLRERLLAAGVHLRWYNRLRWRRGLRNLYRDHRKLLLVDERWAAVGGTGVTDEFWTPGEATSDWHEVMVRMEGPVVTDWQLLFDRQWHANQRRTAWRPPEGFGLPRLPQVPAQGQGMGRVAYADARQHKDILHALVRALNSGQRRIWLATPYFLPTFSVRRSLRRAAQKGIDVRLLLTGPRTDHPAVRYAGHRYYPRLLRAGVRIFEYQPCFLHLKMAVVDDWVSIGSCNFDHWNLRFNLEANVEALDSSLTGAVTASFERDFALSQEVDLARWHARPLWRRFQQRLWGWLDRVVANWLDRRD from the coding sequence ATGCCGGGGCCGGTCTTCCCCTGGCGGGATGGCAACCAGTTCGAGTTGCTGGTCGACGGCCCCGAGTTCTTTCCGTGCATGCTCCTGGCGATCACCCGCGCCGAATTCCAGGTCGACCTGGAGTTGTACCTGGTCGAGGGCGGGGCTTGTGCCGAGGCGGTGGTCGAGGCCCTGGAACAGGCGGCGCGGCGCGGCGTGCGGGTGCGCTGCCTGTTCGACGACTATGGTTCCCTGGCCTTTCCCAGCGTTCTGCGTGAGCGCCTGCTGGCGGCGGGCGTGCACCTGCGCTGGTACAACCGCCTGCGCTGGCGCCGGGGGCTGCGCAACCTCTACCGGGATCATCGCAAGTTGCTGTTGGTGGACGAGCGCTGGGCGGCGGTGGGCGGTACCGGCGTCACCGACGAGTTCTGGACGCCGGGCGAGGCCACCAGCGACTGGCACGAAGTGATGGTGCGCATGGAAGGGCCGGTGGTCACCGACTGGCAACTGCTGTTCGACCGCCAGTGGCACGCCAACCAGCGCCGCACCGCCTGGCGCCCGCCGGAGGGCTTTGGCCTGCCGCGCTTGCCCCAGGTGCCGGCCCAGGGCCAGGGTATGGGCCGGGTGGCCTATGCCGATGCGCGCCAGCACAAGGATATCCTGCACGCCCTGGTGCGCGCGCTGAACAGCGGTCAGCGGCGCATCTGGTTGGCCACCCCGTATTTCCTCCCCACCTTCAGCGTGCGCCGGTCCCTGCGCCGCGCCGCGCAGAAGGGTATCGATGTGCGTCTGCTGCTCACGGGGCCGCGCACTGACCACCCGGCGGTGCGCTATGCCGGCCATCGTTACTACCCGCGCTTGTTGCGTGCCGGGGTGCGGATCTTCGAGTACCAGCCGTGCTTCCTGCACTTGAAGATGGCGGTGGTGGACGACTGGGTGAGCATCGGTTCGTGCAACTTCGATCACTGGAACCTGCGCTTCAACCTCGAAGCCAACGTCGAGGCGCTCGACTCCTCGCTGACCGGCGCCGTGACGGCGAGCTTCGAACGGGACTTCGCCCTCAGCCAGGAGGTCGACCTGGCCCGCTGGCATGCCCGGCCTTTGTGGCGCCGCTTCCAGCAACGCCTGTGGGGCTGGCTCGACCGGGTGGTGGCCAACTGGCTGGACCGGCGCGACTAG
- a CDS encoding DJ-1/PfpI family protein, which translates to MTAKKILMLVGDYVEDYEAMVPFQALRMVGHTVHAVCPEKVAGQTVRTAIHDFEGEQTYSEKPGHNFALNFDFVQVRAESYDALLIPGGRAPEYLRLDERVLALVRAFDKAGKPIAAVCHGAQLLAAAGVLEGRECSAYPACAPEVRLAGGRFIDIAVDQAHVDGNLVTAPAWPAHPAWLAAFLTVMGRIPR; encoded by the coding sequence ATGACGGCGAAGAAGATTCTCATGCTGGTGGGCGATTACGTCGAGGACTACGAGGCGATGGTACCGTTCCAGGCCCTGCGCATGGTTGGCCACACCGTGCATGCGGTGTGCCCGGAGAAGGTCGCGGGGCAGACCGTGCGCACCGCGATCCATGATTTCGAAGGCGAGCAGACCTACAGCGAGAAGCCCGGGCACAACTTCGCCCTGAACTTCGACTTCGTTCAGGTGCGGGCCGAAAGCTACGATGCACTGCTGATCCCGGGTGGACGGGCACCGGAGTATCTGCGCCTGGATGAGCGGGTGCTGGCGTTGGTCAGGGCCTTCGACAAGGCGGGCAAGCCCATAGCGGCGGTCTGCCACGGCGCGCAATTGTTGGCGGCGGCGGGGGTGCTGGAAGGACGTGAATGCAGTGCCTACCCAGCCTGCGCCCCGGAGGTACGCCTGGCGGGCGGGCGTTTCATTGATATCGCCGTGGACCAGGCCCACGTGGACGGTAACCTGGTTACCGCGCCTGCCTGGCCTGCGCATCCGGCGTGGCTGGCAGCGTTTCTGACGGTGATGGGGAGGATTCCGCGGTGA
- a CDS encoding GNAT family N-acetyltransferase, whose amino-acid sequence MEIRLLHGAAIAPYLDDLARLRLTVFREFPYLYGSVAQDEVDTLSSYTESGRSLVVLALDAGQVVGASCGQPLVDAAAELQQPFLDQGQDPNSVYFFGESAVLPAYRGRGLGVRFFIERESYAHKLAEFDYCAFCTVERPAGHPRRPLDYRPLHGFWRNRGFLQAPSLRTSLRWRDLDEQEQSSKILSFWLKALPV is encoded by the coding sequence ATGGAAATCCGCCTGCTCCACGGCGCCGCCATCGCGCCTTACCTCGATGACCTCGCTCGTTTGCGCCTGACGGTGTTTCGCGAGTTTCCCTACTTGTATGGCAGCGTTGCCCAGGACGAAGTCGACACCCTGTCTTCCTACACCGAGTCCGGGCGCAGCCTGGTGGTGTTGGCGCTCGACGCAGGCCAGGTGGTGGGCGCGTCCTGCGGCCAGCCGCTGGTCGATGCCGCCGCCGAGCTGCAGCAACCATTCCTGGATCAAGGGCAGGACCCGAACTCGGTCTACTTCTTCGGTGAGTCGGCAGTGCTGCCGGCCTACCGGGGTCGGGGGCTGGGTGTGCGGTTCTTCATCGAACGCGAGTCCTACGCCCACAAGCTTGCCGAGTTCGACTATTGCGCGTTTTGCACGGTCGAGCGCCCTGCCGGGCACCCGCGTCGTCCATTGGACTACAGGCCCTTGCACGGTTTCTGGCGAAACCGCGGCTTTCTGCAGGCGCCGTCTTTGCGCACTTCCCTGCGTTGGCGCGACCTGGACGAGCAGGAGCAGTCCTCCAAGATCTTGTCCTTCTGGCTCAAGGCACTTCCGGTGTGA
- a CDS encoding fumarate hydratase has protein sequence MTVIKQDDLIQSVADALQFISYYHPVDFIQAMHEAYLREESPAARDSIAQILINSRMCATGHRPICQDTGIVTVFIRVGMDVRWDGATLSVDDMINEGVRRAYNLPENVLRASILADPAGARKNTKDNTPAVIHYSIVPGDKVEVDVAAKGGGSENKSKMAMLNPSDSIVDWVLKTVPTMGAGWCPPGMLGIGIGGTAEKAAVMAKEVLMESIDIHELKARGPQNRLEEIRLELFDKVNQLGIGAQGLGGLTTVLDVKIMDYPTHAASLPVCMIPNCAATRHAHFVLDGSGPAELEAPSLDAYPEIVWEAGPSARRVNLDDITPEEVASWKPGETILLNGKMLTGRDAAHKRMVEMLNRGEELPVDLKGRFIYYVGPVDPVGDEVVGPAGPTTATRMDKFTRQILEQTGLLGMIGKSERGPTAIEAIKDNKAVYLMAVGGAAYLVAQAIRKSKVLAFAELGMEAIYEFEVKDMPVTVAVDSKGESVHITGPALWQSKIAQSLAVEVK, from the coding sequence ATGACCGTGATCAAGCAAGACGACCTGATTCAGAGCGTCGCCGACGCCCTGCAATTCATTTCGTACTACCACCCCGTCGACTTCATCCAGGCGATGCACGAGGCCTACCTGCGTGAAGAGTCGCCCGCCGCGCGCGACTCCATCGCCCAGATCCTGATCAACTCGCGCATGTGCGCCACCGGCCACCGCCCGATCTGCCAGGATACCGGCATCGTCACTGTGTTCATCCGCGTCGGTATGGACGTGCGCTGGGACGGCGCCACCCTGAGCGTCGACGACATGATCAACGAAGGTGTGCGCCGCGCCTACAACCTGCCCGAGAACGTCCTGCGCGCCTCGATCCTGGCCGACCCGGCCGGTGCCCGCAAGAACACCAAGGACAACACCCCGGCAGTCATCCACTACTCGATCGTCCCTGGCGACAAGGTCGAAGTCGACGTGGCTGCCAAAGGCGGTGGTTCCGAGAACAAGTCGAAGATGGCCATGCTCAACCCGTCCGACTCGATCGTCGACTGGGTGCTCAAGACCGTCCCGACCATGGGCGCCGGCTGGTGCCCGCCTGGCATGCTGGGCATCGGCATCGGCGGCACCGCCGAGAAAGCCGCGGTGATGGCCAAGGAAGTGTTGATGGAGTCCATCGACATCCATGAGCTGAAGGCCCGTGGCCCGCAGAACCGCCTGGAAGAGATCCGACTGGAGCTGTTCGACAAGGTCAACCAGCTGGGCATCGGCGCCCAGGGCCTGGGCGGCCTGACCACCGTGCTCGATGTCAAGATCATGGACTACCCGACCCACGCCGCCTCGTTGCCGGTGTGCATGATCCCCAACTGCGCGGCCACCCGTCACGCCCACTTCGTGCTCGATGGTTCCGGCCCGGCCGAGCTGGAAGCGCCGTCGCTGGACGCCTACCCGGAAATCGTCTGGGAAGCCGGCCCGAGCGCCCGCCGCGTCAACCTGGACGACATCACCCCGGAAGAAGTCGCCAGCTGGAAACCGGGTGAGACCATCCTGCTCAACGGCAAGATGCTCACCGGCCGCGACGCCGCGCACAAGCGCATGGTCGAGATGCTCAACCGTGGCGAGGAGCTGCCGGTCGACCTCAAAGGCCGCTTCATCTACTACGTCGGCCCGGTCGACCCGGTCGGTGACGAAGTGGTAGGCCCTGCCGGCCCGACCACCGCCACCCGCATGGACAAGTTCACCCGCCAGATCCTCGAGCAGACCGGCCTGCTGGGCATGATCGGCAAGTCCGAGCGCGGCCCTACCGCCATCGAGGCGATCAAGGACAACAAGGCCGTGTACCTGATGGCCGTCGGCGGCGCCGCCTACCTGGTGGCCCAGGCCATCCGCAAGTCGAAGGTCCTGGCCTTCGCCGAGCTGGGCATGGAAGCGATCTACGAGTTCGAAGTGAAGGACATGCCGGTCACCGTCGCGGTGGACAGCAAGGGTGAGTCGGTGCACATCACCGGCCCTGCGCTGTGGCAAAGCAAGATCGCCCAAAGCCTGGCAGTGGAAGTGAAGTAA
- a CDS encoding iron-sulfur-binding ferredoxin reductase, which yields MPELCVGEHRWTVSSASNLLDVLNDAGYAVPYSCRAGSCHACLVRCLDGLPDDAKPEALAVDKREQGWRLACQCSVSGDLRVVLFDPQRDGLPALVRELAWFGDVLRLRLQPDRPLRYQAGQHLVLWCDDVARPYSLASLPGEEDFLEFHIDCSRPGAFCDRARQLQVGDAMRLGELRGGALHYDPDWHTRPLWLLAAGTGLAPLWGILREALRQGHQGGIRVMHVARDQAGHYLAEPLLHLAGVRVELVLADQLEDALATLRPSSRQTMALVCGAPGRVEQFARRLFIAGVPRNQVLADVFTEHA from the coding sequence ATGCCTGAACTTTGCGTGGGCGAACACCGTTGGACGGTGTCGAGCGCCAGCAATCTGCTCGACGTGCTCAACGACGCGGGCTACGCCGTGCCCTACAGCTGCCGTGCCGGCAGTTGCCACGCCTGCCTGGTGCGTTGCCTGGATGGGCTGCCCGACGACGCCAAGCCCGAGGCGCTGGCGGTGGACAAGCGCGAGCAAGGCTGGCGGCTGGCCTGCCAGTGTTCGGTCAGCGGCGACCTGCGGGTGGTCTTGTTCGACCCGCAGCGTGACGGGTTGCCCGCATTGGTGCGTGAGTTGGCCTGGTTCGGCGATGTGCTGCGCCTGCGCCTGCAACCTGACAGGCCATTGCGCTACCAGGCCGGGCAGCACCTGGTGTTGTGGTGCGACGATGTCGCTCGGCCCTACTCATTGGCGAGCCTGCCTGGGGAGGAGGACTTCCTGGAGTTCCACATCGATTGCAGCCGTCCCGGTGCATTCTGCGACCGGGCCAGGCAGCTACAGGTGGGCGACGCGATGAGGCTTGGTGAATTGCGCGGTGGCGCATTGCACTATGACCCGGACTGGCACACGCGCCCGCTCTGGCTGCTGGCCGCGGGTACCGGGCTTGCGCCGTTGTGGGGCATCTTGCGCGAGGCGCTGCGCCAGGGGCATCAAGGGGGGATCAGGGTGATGCATGTGGCACGCGATCAGGCAGGGCACTACCTGGCCGAGCCGTTGTTGCACTTGGCGGGTGTGAGGGTCGAGTTGGTGTTGGCGGATCAGTTGGAAGACGCGTTGGCGACGTTGCGGCCGTCTTCACGACAAACGATGGCGCTGGTATGTGGGGCGCCGGGGCGGGTGGAACAGTTTGCGCGGCGGCTGTTCATTGCCGGGGTGCCGCGGAATCAGGTCTTGGCGGATGTCTTCACTGAACATGCCTGA
- the pyk gene encoding pyruvate kinase, translating into MSIRRTKIVATLGPASNSPEVIEQLILAGLDVARLNFSHGTPDEHKARARLIRDIAAKNGRHVALLGDLQGPKIRIAKFANKRIELKVGDTFTFSTAHPLTEGNQDIVGIDYPDLVKDCGVGDELLLDDGRVVMRVETATADALRCVVIVGGPLSDHKGINRKGGGLTAPALTEKDKADIKLAAEMDLDYLAVSFPRDAKDMEYARKLRDEAGGSAWLVAKIERAEAVADDETLDGLIAASDAVMVARGDLGVEIGDAELIGIQKKIIQHARRNNKAVIVATQMMESMIQNPMPTRAEVSDVANAVLDNTDAVMLSAESAAGAYPIEAVQAMARICMGAEKHPTNQKSSHRLHTTFERCDESIALAAMYTANHFPGVKAIIALTESGYTPLIMSRLRSHVPIFALSPHRATQARASMFRGVYPIAFDPASLPADKVSQAAVDELLKRGLVEQGDWVILTKGDSYHTIGGTNGMKILHVGDPLVG; encoded by the coding sequence ATGTCCATCCGCCGCACCAAAATCGTCGCCACCCTTGGCCCCGCCAGCAACTCGCCGGAAGTGATCGAACAGCTGATCCTCGCCGGCCTCGACGTGGCACGTCTGAACTTCTCCCACGGCACGCCGGACGAGCACAAGGCCCGCGCCCGCCTGATCCGCGACATCGCCGCCAAGAACGGCCGCCACGTCGCGCTGCTGGGTGACCTGCAAGGTCCGAAGATCCGTATCGCCAAGTTCGCCAACAAGCGCATCGAACTGAAAGTCGGTGACACCTTCACCTTCTCCACCGCCCACCCGCTGACCGAAGGCAACCAGGACATCGTCGGCATCGACTACCCCGACCTGGTCAAGGACTGCGGCGTCGGTGACGAGCTGCTGCTCGACGACGGCCGCGTGGTCATGCGCGTCGAGACCGCTACCGCGGACGCCCTGCGCTGCGTGGTGATCGTCGGTGGCCCGCTGTCTGACCACAAAGGCATCAACCGCAAAGGTGGCGGCCTGACCGCACCGGCCCTGACCGAAAAAGACAAGGCCGACATCAAGCTGGCCGCGGAAATGGACCTGGACTACCTGGCCGTATCGTTCCCCCGTGACGCCAAGGACATGGAATACGCCCGCAAGCTGCGCGACGAAGCCGGCGGTAGCGCCTGGCTGGTGGCCAAGATCGAGCGCGCCGAAGCCGTGGCCGATGACGAGACGCTGGACGGCCTGATCGCCGCCTCCGACGCCGTGATGGTGGCCCGTGGCGACCTGGGTGTGGAAATCGGCGACGCCGAGCTGATCGGTATCCAGAAGAAGATCATCCAGCACGCCCGTCGCAACAACAAGGCGGTGATCGTGGCGACCCAGATGATGGAGTCGATGATCCAGAACCCCATGCCGACCCGCGCCGAAGTGTCCGACGTGGCCAACGCCGTGCTCGATAACACCGACGCGGTAATGCTGTCGGCTGAAAGCGCCGCCGGTGCCTACCCGATCGAAGCCGTCCAGGCCATGGCGCGCATCTGCATGGGCGCTGAAAAGCACCCGACCAACCAGAAGTCCAGCCACCGCCTGCACACCACCTTCGAGCGCTGCGACGAGAGCATCGCCTTGGCGGCCATGTACACCGCCAACCACTTCCCAGGCGTCAAGGCGATCATCGCCCTCACTGAAAGTGGCTACACCCCGCTGATCATGTCGCGCCTGCGTTCGCACGTGCCGATCTTCGCCCTGTCGCCGCACCGCGCCACCCAGGCGCGCGCGTCGATGTTCCGCGGCGTCTACCCGATCGCCTTCGACCCGGCCTCGCTGCCGGCCGACAAGGTGAGCCAGGCGGCCGTCGACGAACTGCTCAAGCGTGGGCTGGTGGAACAAGGTGACTGGGTGATCCTGACCAAGGGCGACAGCTACCACACCATCGGCGGCACCAACGGCATGAAGATCCTCCACGTGGGTGATCCGCTGGTCGGTTGA
- a CDS encoding tetratricopeptide repeat protein: MRTLIVLTMAASVVGCTRWSMDHHLNNAYRAYDRGDCSKVMLELSQVDRTSRARPFIHPEVSLLRGQCLERQKLFVDAAQTYQYLIQQYPRNEYAYRAQARLQTLEKLGHLRGTEAAVANPVNSTPWR; this comes from the coding sequence ATGCGCACCCTGATCGTTTTGACCATGGCGGCCAGTGTCGTCGGCTGCACCCGCTGGTCCATGGACCATCACCTGAACAACGCCTACCGCGCTTACGACCGTGGCGACTGCTCGAAAGTGATGCTGGAGCTGTCGCAGGTCGACCGCACCAGCCGCGCCCGCCCGTTCATCCACCCGGAAGTGTCGCTGCTGCGCGGCCAGTGCCTGGAGCGCCAGAAGCTCTTCGTCGATGCGGCGCAGACGTATCAGTACCTGATCCAGCAGTATCCGCGCAACGAATACGCCTACCGTGCCCAGGCGCGCTTGCAGACGCTGGAGAAGCTGGGGCATTTGCGTGGCACGGAAGCGGCGGTGGCCAATCCGGTGAACTCTACACCTTGGCGTTAA
- a CDS encoding PilZ domain-containing protein, which yields MFIERHIQRHQLPCVLKVFNRFTDQQIGYLGNASEDGLMLISQLPVLVGPDFELQLRVPLAGGGLQFINLTASCLWCREDETPGHYDAGFMLLQAPQEYDEFVRSLRDFFSFRPMNASA from the coding sequence ATGTTCATCGAACGCCATATCCAACGCCATCAGCTCCCCTGCGTGCTCAAGGTTTTCAACCGCTTCACCGACCAGCAGATCGGTTACCTGGGCAACGCATCCGAAGATGGTCTGATGCTGATCAGCCAGCTACCGGTCCTGGTAGGGCCGGACTTCGAGCTGCAACTGCGCGTACCGCTGGCTGGCGGCGGTCTGCAGTTCATAAACCTCACCGCCAGTTGCCTGTGGTGCCGCGAAGATGAGACCCCCGGGCATTACGATGCCGGGTTCATGTTGCTGCAGGCCCCCCAGGAATATGATGAGTTCGTGCGCTCGTTGCGGGACTTCTTCAGCTTCCGCCCCATGAACGCTTCTGCCTGA